In Mesoplodon densirostris isolate mMesDen1 chromosome 5, mMesDen1 primary haplotype, whole genome shotgun sequence, a single window of DNA contains:
- the TNFSF10 gene encoding tumor necrosis factor ligand superfamily member 10 isoform X1, whose protein sequence is MALMQAPVGPSPGQTCALILIFTVLLQALCVAVTYMYFTNELKQMQDKYSKSGITCFLKDDDSSWDASDDESMINPCWHVKWQLRQFVRKIILRTYEEAIPSIPEKQQNIPHLEREKGPQRVAAHITGTNRKSTFSVLSSRNEKALGQKINSWESSRKGHSFLNNLHLRNGELVIHQTGFYYIYSQTYFRFQETEEVLGTVSTEENRKKNKQMVQYIYKCTSYPDPILLMKSARNSCWSKDSEYGLYSIYQGGIFELKENDRIFVSVTNEQLIDMDQEASFFGAFLIG, encoded by the exons ATGGCCCTGATGCAGGCTCCAGtgggccccagccctgggcagaCCTGCGCACTGATCCTGATCTTCACAGTGCTCCTGCAGGCCCTCTGTGTGGCCGTGACTTACATGTACTTCACCAACGAGCTGAAGCAG ATGCAGGACAAGTACTCCAAAAGTGGCATCACTTGCTTCTTAAAGGACGATGACAGTTCTTGGGATGCCAGTGATGACGAGAGTATGATCAACCCCTGCTGGCATGTGAAGTGGCAACTCCGTCAGTTTGTTAGAAAG ATCATTTTGAGAACCTATGAGGAAGCCATTCCTTCAATTCCAG aaaagcaacagaatattCCTCacctagaaagagaaaaaggtcCTCAGAGGGTAGCTGCTCACATAACTGGGACCAATCGGAAAAGCACATTCTCAGTTCTAA GCTCCAGGAATGAAAAAGCTTTGGGCCAGAAAATAAATTCCTGGGAGTCGTCAAGAAAAGGACATTCATTCTTGAATAATTTGCACTTGAGGAATGGGGAGCTGGTTATCCACCAAACAGGGTTTTATTACATCTATTCCCAAACATACTTTCGATTTCAGGAAACTGAGGAGGTTTTGGGAACAGTTTCAACagaagagaacagaaagaaaaacaaacaaatggtacAATATATTTACAAATGCACAAGCTATCCTGACCCCATACTGCTGATGAAAAGTGCTAGAAATAGTTGTTGGTCTAAAGATTCAGAATATGGACTCTATTCCATCTATCAAGGTGGAATATTTGAGCTTAAGGAAAATGATCGAATTTTTGTCTCTGTAACTAATGAGCAATTGATTGACATGGACCAAGAAGCCAGTTTTTTCGGGGCCTTTTTAATTGGCTAA
- the TNFSF10 gene encoding tumor necrosis factor ligand superfamily member 10 isoform X2, whose amino-acid sequence MALMQAPVGPSPGQTCALILIFTVLLQALCVAVTYMYFTNELKQMQDKYSKSGITCFLKDDDSSWDASDDESMINPCWHVKWQLRQFVRKIILRTYEEAIPSIPGKKQQNIPHLEREKGPQRVAAHITGTNRKSTFSVLSSRNEKALGQKINSWESSRKGHSFLNNLHLRNGELVIHQTGFYYIYSQTYFRFQETEEVLGTVSTEENRKKNKQMVQYIYKCTSYPDPILLMKSARNSCWSKDSEYGLYSIYQGGIFELKENDRIFVSVTNEQLIDMDQEASFFGAFLIG is encoded by the exons ATGGCCCTGATGCAGGCTCCAGtgggccccagccctgggcagaCCTGCGCACTGATCCTGATCTTCACAGTGCTCCTGCAGGCCCTCTGTGTGGCCGTGACTTACATGTACTTCACCAACGAGCTGAAGCAG ATGCAGGACAAGTACTCCAAAAGTGGCATCACTTGCTTCTTAAAGGACGATGACAGTTCTTGGGATGCCAGTGATGACGAGAGTATGATCAACCCCTGCTGGCATGTGAAGTGGCAACTCCGTCAGTTTGTTAGAAAG ATCATTTTGAGAACCTATGAGGAAGCCATTCCTTCAATTCCAGgta aaaagcaacagaatattCCTCacctagaaagagaaaaaggtcCTCAGAGGGTAGCTGCTCACATAACTGGGACCAATCGGAAAAGCACATTCTCAGTTCTAA GCTCCAGGAATGAAAAAGCTTTGGGCCAGAAAATAAATTCCTGGGAGTCGTCAAGAAAAGGACATTCATTCTTGAATAATTTGCACTTGAGGAATGGGGAGCTGGTTATCCACCAAACAGGGTTTTATTACATCTATTCCCAAACATACTTTCGATTTCAGGAAACTGAGGAGGTTTTGGGAACAGTTTCAACagaagagaacagaaagaaaaacaaacaaatggtacAATATATTTACAAATGCACAAGCTATCCTGACCCCATACTGCTGATGAAAAGTGCTAGAAATAGTTGTTGGTCTAAAGATTCAGAATATGGACTCTATTCCATCTATCAAGGTGGAATATTTGAGCTTAAGGAAAATGATCGAATTTTTGTCTCTGTAACTAATGAGCAATTGATTGACATGGACCAAGAAGCCAGTTTTTTCGGGGCCTTTTTAATTGGCTAA